In the Blautia coccoides genome, AGCGTTAACGATGATTACATAATCACCTGTATCAACATGAGGAGTGAAAACTGGTTTGTTTTTTCCTCTTAAAACTTTAGCTACTTCAGATGCAAGGCGGCCTAAGGTTTTGCCTTCAGCGTCCACTACATACCATTTTCTTTCAATCTTATCCGGATTAGCCATATAAGTGTTCATGGTTTTACCTCCTAATTTTCAGCATATACAGTAATATTCAAATTCATAAATTTATAATGAAAAATACCATACCGGGGCTTTTGGCTAGGTATTTTCGCACTACGTCACATTGAGATATTATATTACACTTATCCGGGCATGTCAACAGGTTTTCTCGAAAATTTTGGCAAAAAATAAGCCATTTATAGTGCTTCCTGTCTAAAAGGACGTGCCCGGCAGACGTATCTGTCTGTCGGGCTGCCACTTCCTTCCTATATAATATTGGCAAAACTTAAAATTTTATGACTTCCGGATATGTTTTTTCTTTATTATCACAAGACTGATCCCACCCAGACCGGCAGCCGCCAACAACATATAAAGGACAACCGGTGTCTCGTCACCGGTCTTGGCATTACCGGCATTTGTTGTCTTTGTACTCTTATTTCCTGTGCCATTCCCCGGATCAGAGGGCTTTGTAACGGGAGTTTTTTTATCTCCGCCACTACCGTCGTCTTTTCCATTATTTTTGCCATCATCTTTTCCGTCGTCCTTTACATCGTCTTTGCCGTCATCTTTTCCACCATCTGATGGGTCCTTACTCTCGTCCTTTTTCGCTACATTTACATGTGCCAATTCCACCGTCTTATCAAAAACAGCCGCCGTCCAGCTCACTTCATATGCTTCATCCGGATTGATACTGTTCGTAATATCATAAGAAAAACTGTCATCCGCAGCTCCATCTGTCGTAAAATCCCGCTGGGATACTGTATATACCGTCTTTTCTCCCTGCGTAACCTCAAGAGTAACAGGTATGGAGAGCGACGGATTCTCATTCTCTGTGTACACAGATTCCGGTATCTGGTTCATATAACTGCTGATACCGGCCTCAACCTTGATTCCGGCCTTTACAATGGCTTTTCCGTCTGTATCCTCCAGAACAACTGAACCGCTGATCTGATCTGTCACTCCTTCGTCTGACTGATACATGTGGTCTCTCACATAAGAAAACGCGGATTTGAAGTAAGGGATATAAAATTCACTGTTATGGTCCCCGTTCTCTATAAAGAAACAATGCTCCACGCCGCGCGCTGTGAGAGCTGCGTCCAGCTCAATAGCCGGAACACCGAAACCATAGAGATCCTGGTTCCCACACATAAAATACATGGAAAAATACTGTAGGTATTCTGTTGATACCTCCTGTACAATTTTATTCGGGCTATAATCACCGCCCATACTGAACGCTCCGAAAAAGCTGACTGCACCTGAAAATAAATCAGGATTGCGCAAAGCCAGGCCATACGCCCCCTGTCCTCCCATGGACGCCCCTGCAGTCAGACGGTATCTGGCATCCCTGATGGTCCGGTAACGCGCATCCATCATGGGTACCATCTCATCTGTAATCATCTTTTCCCAGTCGCCTCTCCACCAGCTGCTCTCCTGACTGTTTGGTATTACCACAATCATTTCATCTATGAGACCTTCTTCCATTGCTTCATCAAAAAGCCGGTCTACATTATCTGTCATATATGATGTATGGTCACTGTTAAACTGGTGCAGCAGATACGTAGTCGGATAATTTCTATCAGATTCAAAATATCCCTCCGGCAGATATACCAGATATTTCTCCTCTGCTGTTCCTTCTTCTCCTGCCGCAGATGCCGCATAAGCAGAATCGTATGATGTCTCAAAAAATCTGGAATGGTTTCCATACATATAAATCCGGTTATCTCTGCTGATGTAGGTATCCTGGAATTTTATTTCCTTCACATTTCCATCTGCATATGTAATTTTTCTGTCCGCATTATATAAATATGAAGTGATTCCCTCTTTATCTTCTGTCTCAAATACAGTAATACCGGTATCCTCAATTTCTTTGATATCACCCTCTTTTATCAGTGCTTCTGCCTCTTTTATCCTGTCTTCCTTTTTATTTCCTGATGAGAAGTAATCCTCCGCAATGGTATGGGCATAATCTTCTAATTTTCCTTCTTCCAGACAGGTATTTTGATACGCTACCGCATCCGTCACAGACTCTTTTACTTCTTTTTCAGGTACTCTGGAGGGAAGTCCCTGCAGCTTATTGTACGCAGCCTGGCTATAAAGTCCTACCGGACCGCTGTACCATCCGCCGCCGCCGTACGGAGGATCATTATACACATGAACATATACGGTATTTGTACCGCCGTAGTTCAAAATACTGGGGTCAATGGAAAATTTGCTGAGAACAGCCCAGGTTGTCTCCTTGGTACTGCTGCCGTCCTCATTGACACCGGTTCCTCCCACTCGCTTTCCGTTGACAAAAACCTCACCTCTGTCATCCATATAGCCGATCAGGAGTGTCAGATTTTCTTTCGTAAAATCTTCCGGCAGTTCAAAGGTTCTGGCATACCATCCCCAGCCGGTATTCATATACCAGATTTTTGTAATATTTCCAAATCCCTGTTCCCAGTTGGCAAGTGCCGGCTGAACTACTGACCATGACTCATATTCCTCTGCGGTCAATGTGCCTGCCTGGAACGGATCTGACAATCCCACATAATTAAAATACCAGTCACCCATCAGATCAATCTGCTGTTCATCCTCTGCTTCCCCGGTATCCTGAATCCGGATCAACGTAGCAGTATCAAGATCCATACGGACGCCTAACAGATTTATGTACATTTGGATCGTCGAGGATGTGTTATTTACTTTATTTGGAACTTTTACGCCGCCCTCATAAGTTCCGGGACCGCTTATGTTCTGCGAAATAGTTGTATCATACAATATCTCTCTTGTGGCAGGATCAAGAACTTCAACGGTGATATCCATCTTGCTGTTCCCACCCTGGAAAAATTCAGCATATTTCTTCCCGATTTCTATAGAATAGTTTACTTCTGCCGCCTTATCGTTTCCTGTCAGCGCTGCTTTTTTCAGAGTAACACTTCCTGATACCATACCGGAAATAAAACGGCTTGTCATACGGTTTACTACTCTTTCCAGAGATTCCTGCAGATATTCCATGCTATAGGAACCTGTCCTGACAGTAAATTCATGATAGTCAAAAGAAATAGACTTTTCCCAGTTAATGAATAGTGCCCCCATATCACTGGTAGAATGCGCCATATTTGTCCACGCATCGTTTGCAGGTGCATCCATATAAGTATAGAATTTAGTATAGAATTTCGGATCTGCCTCATGGCACTGTACCAAAAAATCATATACATCGCCATAGATTTCATACCAGGGGTTGTCACTGCTGACAAAATCACCTCTTATACTGGCAATCATGCCAAATGTACCGGGTTGTGTAAGGGGAGTACCGGCAAGCGCTTTATTGTCTGATTCCAGAGTCTCGGGCATGTCTGCATCCGATTTATTTTCATGATTTCCACTGTCTGGATTCCGGGTATTTGTACCGGCATTTTCTCCCGACTTCTCAGTAATCTGATTCTCTTCCTTTTC is a window encoding:
- a CDS encoding alpha/beta hydrolase-fold protein; amino-acid sequence: MKKKIVTILLTLSMVLSSIISPLEIEAKTGTTDRQSVEWNGKNCEYEVILPAGYNPDSGFRYPVMYLLPEDGLGEYPEEMERTLEETMSGEKGIDMILVKPVFTMDMDVRQVMDLVAADVDANYNTIPGAGNRAVVGTGIGGYLAYILGLTETKQADAGEAEETVGSEENPVAETEKESREKAEGESQNQLNSQTEEKDSEEDRLNSQAEEKKTESEHSNPQAAEKESEADRSDINVSVKGSDAEQQDLPTVKKVADTLEVQASDNETGTAEVRESEKGTGTAEVQESEKGIGTVEVQEPEKGIGTAEVQEPEKGIDVAETQEPEKETGAAKTQETENVSDADMSKKQEKEENQITEKSGENAGTNTRNPDSGNHENKSDADMPETLESDNKALAGTPLTQPGTFGMIASIRGDFVSSDNPWYEIYGDVYDFLVQCHEADPKFYTKFYTYMDAPANDAWTNMAHSTSDMGALFINWEKSISFDYHEFTVRTGSYSMEYLQESLERVVNRMTSRFISGMVSGSVTLKKAALTGNDKAAEVNYSIEIGKKYAEFFQGGNSKMDITVEVLDPATREILYDTTISQNISGPGTYEGGVKVPNKVNNTSSTIQMYINLLGVRMDLDTATLIRIQDTGEAEDEQQIDLMGDWYFNYVGLSDPFQAGTLTAEEYESWSVVQPALANWEQGFGNITKIWYMNTGWGWYARTFELPEDFTKENLTLLIGYMDDRGEVFVNGKRVGGTGVNEDGSSTKETTWAVLSKFSIDPSILNYGGTNTVYVHVYNDPPYGGGGWYSGPVGLYSQAAYNKLQGLPSRVPEKEVKESVTDAVAYQNTCLEEGKLEDYAHTIAEDYFSSGNKKEDRIKEAEALIKEGDIKEIEDTGITVFETEDKEGITSYLYNADRKITYADGNVKEIKFQDTYISRDNRIYMYGNHSRFFETSYDSAYAASAAGEEGTAEEKYLVYLPEGYFESDRNYPTTYLLHQFNSDHTSYMTDNVDRLFDEAMEEGLIDEMIVVIPNSQESSWWRGDWEKMITDEMVPMMDARYRTIRDARYRLTAGASMGGQGAYGLALRNPDLFSGAVSFFGAFSMGGDYSPNKIVQEVSTEYLQYFSMYFMCGNQDLYGFGVPAIELDAALTARGVEHCFFIENGDHNSEFYIPYFKSAFSYVRDHMYQSDEGVTDQISGSVVLEDTDGKAIVKAGIKVEAGISSYMNQIPESVYTENENPSLSIPVTLEVTQGEKTVYTVSQRDFTTDGAADDSFSYDITNSINPDEAYEVSWTAAVFDKTVELAHVNVAKKDESKDPSDGGKDDGKDDVKDDGKDDGKNNGKDDGSGGDKKTPVTKPSDPGNGTGNKSTKTTNAGNAKTGDETPVVLYMLLAAAGLGGISLVIIKKKHIRKS